The Flavobacterium johnsoniae UW101 genomic interval CTAACGCTGAAACCTAGTCTGTCTCCTGTATAATCTAAACCCAGGTTATAAGTATAGGGCGATTGACCATAGAGCGGTCTATTAGCTTCATAAAGACCTCCAGTTCCATCAACATTTACATAAGAAGTCACTTTTGTAGCGTTAAAGGATGCATTTCCTGAAACAAACAATTGTTCTAAAATAATACCATCACCTAAGAAAGAAAGGTTTTTATAAAACTCCATTTCTACACCCCACAACTTGGCATTATTAGAATTTAGATTATAAATAATTCCTGAATTACCATTTACCGTCCCTACAGATTCAATAGGATCTTTAATATCTTTATGATAAACGCCAAATGATAAAACTTCACCGCCGGAGGGAAACCATTCTAATTTTAAATCATAATTATTGGATACACTAGAAATCATTCCGGCAGACCAGTTCAAAATTTTAGCTGAACGTATCGGATCATAGTATGGAGTTCCTACGCGTTCTGCAAATTGAGGACGCAGTACAGACCTGTTATAACCAAGTCTTAGATTTGTTTTTTGAGTTGGGCTGATGGTTAAACCTGCTGAGGGCAGGAACTGCCATTTCTTGTCTACGTTGGTTAAAGGAAATTCTCCCGGAGCTTCAAACTGATTTGAAATTTCATTGTAGACGTAGCTCTCTGCCCTTACTCCCCATACAAATCTAATAAAGCGTCCAATTTTGTTATCAAGCATTAAATAAGGTGAATGAATTTTTACTTCTCCTTCGTATTTGTCTCCGTATTTACCATAATCCATCCAGCCAAAACCTCCATAATAATATTGTGAGCCATCTAAAAATTCAGAAAGAGGTTCGTATATATCTGCTCTGTCTGTACCCTGCCCTACAGTTACAACTTTTGCAGAACGCTGCTGATTTGAAGCTTTTTTGTATGTTCCAAAATAACCTGCTTTAATATCGTTTTTACTATTTTCACCTAAATTGAATGAATAGTCAAGACTGGCAGCCCAATTATAATCAGATTCGTCATTAGTATAATTGTCCCTGCTGAAAGGAAATCTTCCGCCGCTATTATAAACACTATGATATTCGAGCATATCATCGCCAATATTTTTTCGAAATGTTTCTAAAAAAGTGGCATCTTTTGTATCTTTTGTTATACTGCTGTAACTTCCGTACCAGTTCACTTCCAACTTATTAAAACGATGATTTCCTTCTATTTTATTCTGAATAAAAGTTTGATATACTGGATAATTTGTTTCTGTTGTTGAAGGCAGGTTTGTACCATCTAAAACTTCAGGAACACCGGTACCTTTGTCCCATCCTGTAATTTGATTGAGCTGATTGTTGTAGATATGCATTACTGTATTACGGCTTGTAATTTTATGATCGCCAAGTTGAATTGCAGTATTAAACATTCCTCCCAAAGTGGAATTAAAATTGTAATTAGCACCAGAATTTTTAAATCCAAATTTTTCAAAAACAGAATATTCCCTTCCGCCCTGTCCTTCTTGTACAAATCTGGTATTCGTTAAAAATCTTCCTCTTTCTGTATGCTCAATATCCAGTTTTTCCTGAGTATTTTTAAAAAGAAGAGATCCTACAAATCCCCATTTATTGTTGTCTTTTAATTTATAAGACCTTCCTATGGCAAACTGAATTGTTGTTCCCGGCGCGCCATAAGTTTTATAAGTAGAAAAATTGTCCTGCGTAAATTTTTTAGACTGTTCTATAAACGGCCCCGAAGAAGCTTCATTTGTTGGAATTTCTATTGGCTGTAAATTAGGATAATCGCGTCGGCCGTCATCAAATCCCCAGTAATCGTATTTACCCTCTGATTTGGTTAACCTTTCTTTAAAAGCACTTCGGCTGTTATATGAAGAACTTATTGAAAAACTTGTAAAATTTTCTTTTGGTATGTCTTTCGTTTTTATTTCTACATATCCTCCGGCAAAATTAGCATTCATGTCTGGAGTTGCAGATTTACTCACCACAATACTCTCTACCATAGAAGTTGGAATAATATCAAAAGAGAAATTTTGCTGATAAGCATCTGTACTTGGAAGCGCGATTCCATCCATAACTGCCTGATTCCATCTTTCTCCCATCGAGCGTACAACTACATATTTATTATCGATTGTAGTAACTCCGGTAATACGTTTTAAAGAACTTGCTACATCTCTGTCCGGCGTTCTGGCAATTTGCTCTGCTGAAATACCATCAGAAAACTGTGCTGCTTTTTTTTGCTGTAATAACAATCCCTGAACAGAAGCTGTTGCCTGTTTATAATTTTGTACAATTACAACTTCTTTAAGCGACTGTGCATCTTCTTTTAAAGAAACTACCAATGGTGTATCTTCTCCTTCAGTTACTTTTACGCCGGTAATTTGCTGTGTTTGAAAAGAAATAGCACTAATTTCAATAGTGTATTCACCAGGTTCTAATTCTAAAACATAGTTACCATCAATATCAGACTGTGTTCCAAAATTGAGCAGCGATACTTTTATATTAACGCCCGGAAGCGAAAGTCCGTTTATATCTACAACTTTACCTGTAATTTTTCCTTTCTTTTTTTTTTTGTCAGCGTCCTTACTATTTACGGCTATATTATTTTCGTTTCTTCTAAAATTTAAGTTGGTCATCTTTTGCAGATCACTCAAAATTTCATCTATCGAAACGTTATCTTTTTTTAGCGTTACAAGAGGCGAACTAAGATCTAGGTCTTTCTGGTAGATAAATTGGTAAGGAGTACGTGATTTTAAATTATCTATAATTTTTTGAGGTGACGAATTTTTAAAATCAACGGATACAGTGCCGGTCTGTGAATAAATAGTATTTGTTCCGAGAAAAACTCCAAAAAATAAAATCCACAAGACAAGAGCATACTGCCTGGAAAAATCATTGTTCATAATTGATAATTGTTAGTTTATTAGAATTTGTTTTTGAATATTATAATTGATTAAATCTTTAAATCAGGACATGGAAATCCCTGGCTGCTTATAAAACTTTTTTAAAGAATTATAAGCGGCAAAAACGTTAGTAAAAATTTGATATGCTTTTTATCTGCTGACTAAATAGGTATTATTGCCAGTAGATCTGATTTTTATTTCTAAGGCAAAAGCGATAGTCTGAAGCATTTCATAAAGCCCCTGTCTGCTGTCCAGCGTACCCTGTATGGTTAGGTTTTTTAAATCATCTTCTAAATAATTTACCTCAAAATTATTTTCTTCTTTTAATTTTTCTAAAACCTGTTCCAGAGTTAAACCATCAACATACAAAAGTGCTTTTTTCCATTCTGGTTCCAGAACATTGGTCTTTTCTTTTTTTACTTTAGAAGATTCTGCGGTATAAACAGCTTTATCACCTCTTAAAAGCAGTACAGAATTAGTTTCTCCCTCAACTTTAACTTTTCCGGTTCTGACATTTACTTCAGGCTGTTTTTCATTATAAGCTTTAATATTGAATGAAGTTCCTAAAACTGTTGTTTTTATTGTACCGGAAGTAATTACAAATGGCCTTGAAGGATCGCGTTTTACTTCAAAGAATGCTTCACCTTTTAAAGTCACATTTCTTTCAGTATTTAAAAAATGTGCCGGATATTCTATTTTAGAATTTTGGTTCAGCCATACTCTGGTTCCGTCTGGAAGGTTTATAAGCCGAATATCATTTTTAAAAGTAATCGTTGAAGTAATTCCAATTTCTGCTTTTTTATGCTGATTGAAGAATTGGTAACTTCCAATTGAGATAATAAACACTGCACAAGCGGCAACTGTCCAGTTGTATATCTTTTTATATTTATCAATAGTAACTCTGCGTATATTGTTCCACATTCTGGCCTGCGTATCGTTAGGAAGTATTCCTCGGTTAGGTATTGCATTCCATTCTTCTTTCATTCTTTTGGACTTCATTAGAGTTAAAATTTAATATTGAAATTTAAGTACACATATCAATTCAACTACATTAGATTTCCATTTATGCAAATATCACGGGGCAGTATTACTATTAACGTTTTCTTAATGTGAGTAAAGATTTAGCAGCTGAGTTTTAGAATGAAAAATACTTCTTAAATGCGGCAAAAAGGTATGGATATTCTAATTTTTCTACGAAACTAATTCTGTCTGATATAGAAAGAATAAAGCAAACCAATATAACTCATGATTATTTACAGAGTTTTTCTTAAGAAATTGTAAGGTTTTAGAAATTTGGTTTGCAACAGCCCCCGGAGACATATCCATTTCTTCGGCAATCTCTTTATAACTGCGGTCTTCAAACTTATGGAGACTGAATATTTTTCTTCTTTTAGCAGGGATTTTATCCAGAAGATATTCTATTTTTTCCATTTGCAGGCTCACTTCTTCTTCAGACTGTGTTTTGCTGTCAAGTTCTTTTATTAATTTATCATCTTCAACCGAAAAGATTCGGTTTTGTTTTTTATACCATCTTGAAATTTCCTGCTTAGAGCTTTTAAAAAGAACGGCTTCCAGACTGACTTCAGGGTCTAATTTTGTACGGTATTTCCAAAGATGAATAAAAACATTCTGTGTCACATCTTCAGAATCAGCCAATTGTGAAGTATATTTTTTAACAAAACAAAATACCTTAAAATGGTATAAATCATATATTTGTTTAAAACATGAATCATCACCAGCACGTAACCGTATAATCAAATTAGAACTCATAATAAAAATTTCAATTGTTAAAGAAGACCCTTACAAAAGTATGATAAACCTTTATTGCTATTTTTTGATTTTTGTCATTTAATAATTTGTTAATATTGATGAACTCCCAATTTGAGCTTCGCTTAAATCGCATTAAAAAAACTTAGACTAACATTGTTCGAGAATTCAAATTTGAAGATTTTTTAATGCAGATTAGTTATAATTTAAGCTTTTGACCCTGTTTTTTTATCAATTCCGGCAAAAAAGCCCTATATTACAAATTGGGAAAGGCCAGTTTTGTTGGGATTTTGGCCAAATATTAATTTTTAAATTAAAAAAATGAAACGATTATTACAATGGACTATTATCATTCCGGCATTATCATGGATCCTTTTCTTCAGCGGACTTATAGAGGGAAGCAGTATTTTTCAAATTGCAGCTAGTATATTACTTATTTTAAGCGTTATGTCGGCTGTACACCATTCCGAAATAATAGCAGAAAGAGTTGGAGAGCCTTACGGAACAATTATTTTGGCCATATCAATTACCGTAATAGAAGTTTCGATAATTATATCCTTAATGATGTCAGATGGCCCGGAAGCAGTTTCACTTGCCAGAGATACAGTATATGCGGCAACCATGCTTATTCTTAACGGAATTATTGGGCTCTGTCTTTTAATTGGAGGTTTAAAACATTATGAGCAGAATTTTTCTGCTTCTTCTGTAACCATTGGTTTAGTATCCCTTATTTCAATTATAGTATTTACACTCGTATTTCCAACTTTTACAGAAAGTGTTTCAGGATCATATTATTCAGAACCGCAGCTTGTTTTTGCTTCTATTGCCTGCATAGTAATTTATTCCTCTTTTCTGTTTGCACAAACTACACGATACCGTCAATATTTCCTGACTGAGGGTGAGGATGAGAATGACGATACTGCTAAACGTATTACAATTGATACTAAAACATTCTATACCAGTTTGGTATTTCTAATTGTCAGTTTAGGCATTGTAGTATTACTTGCTAAGACACTCTCACCTACTATCGAAAGTATTATTGTGAGTTACAGACTTCCAAAAAGTCTGGTTGGAGTTATAATTGCCATTATTATTCTGCTGCCCGAAGCTGTGGCTGCTATTATCGCAGCAAGAAAAAACAGATTACAAACCAGTATAAATTTAGCTTTGGGTTCAGCTTTGGCAAGTATTGGATTAACGATTCCCAGCGTTGCGGCAGTCTGCATTATAATGGATATGCCCATTATATTAGGGCTCGATATTAAATCTATTGTTTTATTAGCTTTA includes:
- a CDS encoding TonB-dependent receptor; this encodes MNNDFSRQYALVLWILFFGVFLGTNTIYSQTGTVSVDFKNSSPQKIIDNLKSRTPYQFIYQKDLDLSSPLVTLKKDNVSIDEILSDLQKMTNLNFRRNENNIAVNSKDADKKKKKGKITGKVVDINGLSLPGVNIKVSLLNFGTQSDIDGNYVLELEPGEYTIEISAISFQTQQITGVKVTEGEDTPLVVSLKEDAQSLKEVVIVQNYKQATASVQGLLLQQKKAAQFSDGISAEQIARTPDRDVASSLKRITGVTTIDNKYVVVRSMGERWNQAVMDGIALPSTDAYQQNFSFDIIPTSMVESIVVSKSATPDMNANFAGGYVEIKTKDIPKENFTSFSISSSYNSRSAFKERLTKSEGKYDYWGFDDGRRDYPNLQPIEIPTNEASSGPFIEQSKKFTQDNFSTYKTYGAPGTTIQFAIGRSYKLKDNNKWGFVGSLLFKNTQEKLDIEHTERGRFLTNTRFVQEGQGGREYSVFEKFGFKNSGANYNFNSTLGGMFNTAIQLGDHKITSRNTVMHIYNNQLNQITGWDKGTGVPEVLDGTNLPSTTETNYPVYQTFIQNKIEGNHRFNKLEVNWYGSYSSITKDTKDATFLETFRKNIGDDMLEYHSVYNSGGRFPFSRDNYTNDESDYNWAASLDYSFNLGENSKNDIKAGYFGTYKKASNQQRSAKVVTVGQGTDRADIYEPLSEFLDGSQYYYGGFGWMDYGKYGDKYEGEVKIHSPYLMLDNKIGRFIRFVWGVRAESYVYNEISNQFEAPGEFPLTNVDKKWQFLPSAGLTISPTQKTNLRLGYNRSVLRPQFAERVGTPYYDPIRSAKILNWSAGMISSVSNNYDLKLEWFPSGGEVLSFGVYHKDIKDPIESVGTVNGNSGIIYNLNSNNAKLWGVEMEFYKNLSFLGDGIILEQLFVSGNASFNATKVTSYVNVDGTGGLYEANRPLYGQSPYTYNLGLDYTGDRLGFSVRHNAIGDQYILVGFEYSREEIRMPYSTTDAQISYKFFKDKNLELKCSMRNIFDTGIQTYNNANSYSHLEDVSYGSNPRDRYTLGANATKKYDEDIDQVIFKAFSGRTINVSINYSF
- a CDS encoding FecR family protein, producing MKSKRMKEEWNAIPNRGILPNDTQARMWNNIRRVTIDKYKKIYNWTVAACAVFIISIGSYQFFNQHKKAEIGITSTITFKNDIRLINLPDGTRVWLNQNSKIEYPAHFLNTERNVTLKGEAFFEVKRDPSRPFVITSGTIKTTVLGTSFNIKAYNEKQPEVNVRTGKVKVEGETNSVLLLRGDKAVYTAESSKVKKEKTNVLEPEWKKALLYVDGLTLEQVLEKLKEENNFEVNYLEDDLKNLTIQGTLDSRQGLYEMLQTIAFALEIKIRSTGNNTYLVSR
- a CDS encoding RNA polymerase sigma factor; the encoded protein is MSSNLIIRLRAGDDSCFKQIYDLYHFKVFCFVKKYTSQLADSEDVTQNVFIHLWKYRTKLDPEVSLEAVLFKSSKQEISRWYKKQNRIFSVEDDKLIKELDSKTQSEEEVSLQMEKIEYLLDKIPAKRRKIFSLHKFEDRSYKEIAEEMDMSPGAVANQISKTLQFLKKNSVNNHELYWFALFFLYQTELVS
- a CDS encoding calcium:proton antiporter; protein product: MKRLLQWTIIIPALSWILFFSGLIEGSSIFQIAASILLILSVMSAVHHSEIIAERVGEPYGTIILAISITVIEVSIIISLMMSDGPEAVSLARDTVYAATMLILNGIIGLCLLIGGLKHYEQNFSASSVTIGLVSLISIIVFTLVFPTFTESVSGSYYSEPQLVFASIACIVIYSSFLFAQTTRYRQYFLTEGEDENDDTAKRITIDTKTFYTSLVFLIVSLGIVVLLAKTLSPTIESIIVSYRLPKSLVGVIIAIIILLPEAVAAIIAARKNRLQTSINLALGSALASIGLTIPSVAAVCIIMDMPIILGLDIKSIVLLALSVFTVMLSLSKGKSNIVYGVVLLVNLFAFIFLMIYP